The Algoriphagus sp. TR-M9 genome has a window encoding:
- a CDS encoding tyrosine-type recombinase/integrase, translating to MICNPFSVFATKIATGIGLFFMADKPIYEYRMCEIRDRGGDLSKRWYVEFWVWDVATEKLIRKLDYLSAKFKTAPERYAEAQRIKTEIDKALKDGAYIDSSGKTQRQKHDPRPKSILKAFQWFTKEHSGEVGDRAVDGYNSFLNVFEEYLADRKLTDLPLTRFDQDQVFAFLSYLTNERPVKKGKTVIRVGVSNRTRNNYKIWLDTVFNYLVKRKVLDENPAKEVSKLRVSNSSHIPYSDVQAKRVKDHLREKDPQMLLFCAFIYYTLARPKEIQLLKVRDIRGNKLLISAQVEVKGEKKQLSKNHKNQFVIIPDGLRQLIREFGVLDHNNDFFIFGNKGEPGPEPYSKHYSTKRYKPHLDFLGITGGQTLYSWKHTGAIKLYQATKDMKKVQRQCRHWSITETDNYLRDLGMFEDDEVEFNFPAF from the coding sequence ATGATTTGCAACCCCTTCTCTGTTTTTGCTACAAAAATTGCTACAGGAATAGGCTTATTTTTTATGGCGGACAAACCAATATACGAGTACCGAATGTGCGAAATCCGGGATCGCGGTGGTGATCTCAGCAAGCGCTGGTATGTTGAATTTTGGGTCTGGGATGTAGCTACAGAAAAATTAATCCGTAAACTTGATTACTTATCTGCCAAATTCAAGACTGCTCCGGAGCGGTATGCTGAAGCTCAGCGGATCAAAACTGAAATCGACAAAGCACTGAAGGATGGTGCATACATCGATAGTTCTGGTAAGACCCAACGGCAAAAGCATGATCCAAGGCCAAAGAGTATTTTAAAAGCCTTTCAGTGGTTCACTAAAGAACATTCCGGGGAGGTAGGAGATCGGGCAGTGGACGGATACAATTCATTTTTGAATGTTTTTGAAGAATATTTAGCTGATCGGAAACTGACCGATTTGCCTCTTACGCGATTTGACCAAGATCAGGTTTTTGCATTTTTGAGTTACCTGACCAATGAGCGACCGGTCAAGAAAGGAAAGACAGTGATCAGGGTAGGAGTATCCAATCGAACCAGGAACAATTATAAAATCTGGCTGGATACAGTTTTTAATTACCTGGTAAAAAGAAAGGTGCTTGATGAAAATCCTGCGAAGGAGGTTTCTAAACTGAGGGTTTCCAATTCTTCCCACATTCCCTATAGTGATGTCCAGGCGAAGAGGGTAAAGGATCATCTGAGGGAAAAAGATCCTCAGATGCTTTTATTCTGTGCTTTCATTTACTACACGCTGGCTAGACCTAAGGAAATTCAGTTGCTGAAGGTTAGGGATATCCGTGGGAATAAGTTGCTGATCAGTGCACAGGTAGAAGTGAAGGGAGAAAAGAAGCAGCTGTCCAAAAATCACAAAAACCAGTTTGTGATTATTCCGGATGGCCTTCGTCAGCTGATCCGGGAGTTTGGAGTTCTAGACCATAATAATGATTTTTTCATTTTTGGTAACAAAGGGGAACCGGGACCAGAGCCATATTCCAAGCACTATAGTACCAAGCGGTACAAGCCGCATTTGGATTTTTTGGGAATCACCGGTGGACAGACGCTATATTCCTGGAAGCACACCGGAGCGATCAAGCTTTATCAGGCGACAAAGGATATGAAAAAAGTCCAGCGCCAGTGCCGGCACTGGAGTATTACCGAAACGGATAATTACCTCCGGGATCTAGGGATGTTTGAAGATGACGAAGTCGAATTCAATTTTCCGGCGTTTTGA
- a CDS encoding InlB B-repeat-containing protein: MALILLKQTFTVTLPSGRDNYHQYFFNTDTLLVQETDSRALGLEEYEMADDQLIYSSGGDDYMYDGDGGFYIAGTPPVATWPLALSANPPAGGNAVDLTDTAPYEAGETISISAVANPGYSFVNWSRNGAPISNSPILNFSLPVYGAALVANFQETPAPPAPEPLQDSFYDLELRVKGIQVPIPPFVQKRIEGMLSDSLEGEYSYPVNIPLSPKEMTALGLPNDAQSNEDFTEPIPAEVWSQGNLRYKGFLDILQSDEGKIRCSFILDSGFFISQNQKLTLPECYADEEPIDISGQPVIAIGGFEIRFNYTDIRISVNDSTRNFFKAEFEDHILMLEAVADWLEGLGLGLKVLIEYSEDLADETSKIIYWDTTTVTDCEILVFIRSSWTTSRYSRARYLTSKRFDMTSWNNVDESNRIAFPSVYNRNLYDGINSMHDGVVNRYDEQGRLYFSNIKYLTYNESFRWENCIVPYLYLTDVVKTIFKFLKIQVSGEFFDHDLVKRMLIYNNRTLDFVSVRVNGAPSRRTTSNISYGDENPDQESYWYENTHDLIIKLANHAPDYSVVEFMKGLKNFFGLKYDFNILQNRVEIRFVRSKIRSREVLDLTRQAERVFILSHGKKKGFAFSYQDPDPLMQDGALPETTQVSYTDPEGAISIVENFNVQNYLALDGLDAELFQVAFVQSLRAWFKLTPDQDNPPYWKLFAFKQQSDIIRDESKESRQSWNLSLYSLVDSWINGRKMPGIECTANQPETNLENKETGLRIFAFYGQQEDAAGGLYSFASCTRFDAKEILSEDQYDLDIRSEDMYPFHADQERIITNSKEYETVLILDNYNLLQLSKSPLIRIANLDYILEEIEVQNSPLEYAKAKAKLFKIK; this comes from the coding sequence ATGGCTTTAATTTTACTCAAGCAGACTTTCACCGTCACGCTTCCTTCAGGACGCGATAATTACCACCAGTATTTTTTCAATACCGACACTCTTTTGGTTCAGGAAACAGATTCCAGGGCTTTAGGTTTGGAGGAATATGAAATGGCTGATGATCAGCTGATCTATTCCTCCGGAGGAGATGATTATATGTATGATGGTGACGGAGGATTTTACATTGCCGGAACTCCTCCTGTGGCCACTTGGCCGTTAGCGCTTTCTGCCAATCCTCCAGCTGGTGGCAATGCAGTGGATCTGACCGACACGGCACCTTATGAAGCCGGAGAAACCATTTCAATTTCTGCGGTGGCCAATCCTGGTTATTCTTTTGTCAATTGGAGCCGAAACGGCGCTCCGATCTCCAATTCTCCAATCTTAAATTTCTCCCTTCCGGTCTATGGAGCCGCCTTAGTGGCCAACTTCCAGGAAACTCCCGCCCCTCCTGCTCCAGAACCGCTTCAGGATTCCTTCTATGACCTTGAATTGCGGGTAAAAGGAATTCAGGTGCCTATCCCGCCATTCGTGCAGAAACGTATCGAAGGGATGCTTTCTGATTCCCTGGAAGGAGAATATTCCTATCCGGTAAATATCCCGCTTTCTCCCAAGGAAATGACCGCACTTGGTCTTCCCAATGATGCGCAGTCAAATGAGGACTTTACCGAGCCTATCCCTGCGGAAGTCTGGTCACAAGGCAATCTTCGATACAAAGGTTTTCTGGATATTCTCCAGTCAGACGAGGGAAAGATCCGCTGTAGTTTTATCCTGGATTCAGGATTTTTCATTTCGCAAAATCAAAAACTCACGCTTCCGGAATGCTATGCAGATGAGGAGCCGATTGATATTTCCGGTCAACCGGTAATTGCCATTGGTGGATTTGAAATTCGGTTCAATTACACAGATATCCGCATCTCGGTCAATGACTCCACCCGCAATTTTTTCAAAGCAGAATTCGAAGATCACATTCTCATGCTCGAGGCGGTCGCTGATTGGCTCGAAGGGTTGGGATTGGGATTAAAAGTGCTCATTGAATACAGCGAAGACCTGGCTGATGAGACTTCCAAGATTATTTACTGGGACACGACCACCGTGACGGATTGCGAAATCCTGGTTTTCATAAGAAGCTCCTGGACGACCTCCAGATATAGCCGCGCCAGATATCTGACTTCGAAGCGTTTTGATATGACTTCCTGGAACAATGTGGATGAGTCCAACCGCATCGCTTTCCCCTCTGTCTACAACAGAAATCTATACGATGGCATCAACAGTATGCATGACGGGGTAGTCAACCGCTACGATGAGCAGGGCAGGCTTTACTTTTCCAATATCAAATACCTGACTTACAATGAGTCTTTCCGCTGGGAAAACTGCATTGTGCCTTACCTCTATTTGACGGATGTGGTTAAGACGATTTTCAAATTTCTAAAGATCCAGGTCTCCGGTGAATTCTTTGACCATGATCTGGTGAAGCGGATGCTGATCTATAACAATCGAACGCTGGACTTTGTGTCTGTCCGTGTGAACGGAGCTCCTTCCAGGAGAACCACTTCCAATATTTCCTATGGGGATGAAAATCCTGATCAGGAATCTTATTGGTATGAGAACACCCATGATCTGATCATCAAGCTGGCCAATCACGCTCCGGATTATTCTGTAGTGGAGTTTATGAAGGGGCTGAAGAATTTCTTTGGACTGAAATACGATTTCAACATCCTGCAGAACCGGGTTGAAATCCGATTTGTCCGCTCTAAGATCCGCTCCCGTGAAGTACTGGATCTGACCAGGCAGGCAGAAAGAGTATTTATCCTTAGCCATGGCAAGAAGAAAGGTTTTGCCTTCAGCTATCAGGATCCGGATCCGCTCATGCAGGACGGGGCTTTGCCTGAAACTACCCAGGTTAGCTACACAGATCCTGAAGGGGCTATTTCCATCGTAGAGAATTTCAACGTGCAGAATTACCTGGCTCTGGATGGCTTGGATGCTGAATTGTTCCAAGTTGCCTTCGTGCAGTCGCTCCGGGCTTGGTTCAAGCTCACCCCTGATCAGGACAATCCTCCCTACTGGAAGCTCTTCGCATTCAAACAGCAATCGGATATCATACGGGATGAATCCAAAGAATCCAGACAATCCTGGAATCTTTCTCTCTACTCCTTAGTGGATTCATGGATCAATGGCCGCAAGATGCCAGGTATCGAATGCACGGCCAATCAGCCTGAAACAAATCTCGAGAACAAAGAGACCGGTCTCCGGATATTTGCATTCTATGGCCAACAGGAAGATGCTGCCGGCGGACTGTATTCCTTCGCCAGCTGTACGCGCTTTGATGCCAAAGAAATCCTGTCTGAAGATCAATACGACTTGGATATACGCTCTGAGGATATGTACCCATTCCATGCGGATCAAGAGCGAATCATTACCAACAGCAAGGAATACGAAACAGTCTTGATCCTGGACAATTACAATTTGCTCCAGCTGTCCAAATCTCCATTGATCCGCATCGCCAATTTGGATTATATTCTGGAGGAAATAGAAGTCCAAAACTCGCCTCTGGAGTATGCCAAAGCCAAAGCCAAACTCTTCAAAATTAAATGA
- a CDS encoding phage tail tape measure protein, translated as MIRQDTVQMRMEIDGKQSISELGKQEMAAYEYRSELKQIKEEQVALERESKKVDKIRERYDRLTKQVKELEAAGKTTGKAYIKTATQLGKVSEQLRSAEKATKDLASSQARYKATADKLDETNLKIKSLRKEMGLAGMTMSQLRSHQRDLQREMDKGITKGTERYERLKREIQEVNGAIRAQRADVNGTTSAWSKIKTEITRFGVLALGYLGAQELLGRIGNLVRGAAELSDALSDVRKTTDLTDASVKELNKDLGDLNTRTARKELLGMAEIAGRLGIKGKADILGFVNAADQINVALGDSLGETETVMRELGKLTSTYKIQEAYGIEESLLRVGSAINELGMASTANEGNIVDFTRRMGGIAPLAKISVQEILGMGATLDSLGQTSETSSTALSKLFINMAKNAKEYARFAKMEMADFVNLMNTDANEAFIRVLEGIQDNSAGITELAGTLGDLGEDGGRVVGVLGTLANNTKLLREQQALSNRSFQEGTSITEEFQVKNENLAASLAKVQRWINQAFINSTFMNFLEKSIGKLADWAMGIDEATRAFQGQEKYVQSLERKLPDLINRYDELDTYAVRNTEQQEEMAKIIEEIARLVPTAVTEFDEYGKAIGISTGKVREFTKAQKEALKLQNADAIAEQRDHLKLLENDILRISWALQRRDDEGDLFKYVTSQSGLAQQKVKLTADEIRNLQKELNSLNDQKLGRMQILADLGDDEAVSQFAFQGAPASLGRAGFFQSDPIADSESSASSSSAEQEIDKMLEKFKDFQQTVKDLNAEAELDRLEKDSREIAQIEQKFQTLREKALEYYNQGYLDKQTYDQTVAQLDSLQNEYQDRAIDEQNEAVKEKRAKFQEDIALMAMDEQEQEIEQTQRKFDALIAQAQEYGLDTAELERLRRETIEEINKEFDERLLKQKQQTNDRQLRADMEMRQAQIEVTMEYARIAGEAINLVGKKGGELTAFQKILALAQIGIDTGAAIMKAELVALQAASAGGPAAPFIYKATKLSIIGSILAAAGRAKNLFSNSEVPEFGQSEGEGNTPVRGRSTGAPKNSYYFGGATGGGLGFGDQYGEYAGYVHRHEYVIPEAVRKEPIVQMQIEPLLESLRMRAFSGRSFYNGGETSPTASPTAAVNPVPGVDNSGLIKALNRLNHNLENPLPSEAYLVYSKDEAFRKEAKDLEKRYKA; from the coding sequence ATGATTAGACAGGATACCGTGCAGATGCGCATGGAGATCGACGGCAAGCAGTCGATCTCCGAACTCGGCAAGCAGGAAATGGCCGCTTACGAGTACCGCTCCGAACTCAAGCAGATCAAGGAAGAGCAAGTGGCCCTGGAGCGTGAGTCCAAGAAAGTGGATAAGATCCGCGAGCGCTATGACAGACTCACCAAGCAGGTCAAGGAACTGGAAGCCGCCGGTAAGACCACCGGTAAAGCATATATCAAGACTGCTACCCAGTTAGGCAAAGTCTCCGAGCAACTTCGCTCTGCAGAGAAGGCTACCAAAGACCTCGCTTCCAGTCAGGCCCGGTACAAGGCCACTGCTGACAAACTCGACGAAACGAACCTAAAGATCAAGTCCCTTCGCAAAGAAATGGGCTTGGCTGGAATGACTATGTCCCAGCTTAGAAGCCATCAGCGGGATCTCCAGCGTGAGATGGATAAGGGCATCACCAAGGGCACGGAGCGATATGAGCGGCTGAAGCGAGAGATCCAGGAAGTGAATGGTGCCATCCGGGCGCAGCGGGCAGATGTCAATGGCACTACTTCCGCATGGTCCAAGATCAAGACAGAGATCACGCGCTTTGGTGTATTGGCATTGGGATACCTGGGAGCGCAGGAATTATTGGGCAGGATCGGTAACCTGGTAAGAGGAGCTGCTGAACTTTCTGATGCCCTTTCTGATGTGCGGAAAACTACAGATCTGACCGATGCTTCAGTCAAAGAGCTGAACAAAGATCTCGGAGACCTGAATACCCGTACAGCCAGAAAAGAGCTTCTGGGCATGGCAGAAATTGCCGGTCGACTCGGGATCAAAGGCAAGGCTGATATCCTTGGATTTGTCAATGCTGCAGATCAGATAAATGTGGCACTGGGCGATTCTCTGGGAGAAACTGAGACCGTCATGCGTGAGCTGGGCAAGCTTACCAGTACCTACAAAATCCAGGAGGCTTATGGCATCGAGGAATCATTGCTCCGGGTAGGCTCTGCTATCAATGAGCTCGGCATGGCCAGCACGGCCAACGAGGGAAATATAGTAGACTTCACCAGGCGCATGGGTGGAATTGCCCCATTGGCCAAGATCTCAGTTCAGGAGATTCTGGGTATGGGAGCTACACTGGATTCCCTTGGCCAGACATCGGAAACTTCATCTACTGCACTTTCCAAGCTATTCATCAATATGGCGAAGAATGCCAAGGAATATGCCCGATTTGCCAAGATGGAAATGGCTGACTTTGTGAACCTGATGAATACAGATGCCAATGAAGCATTCATTCGGGTACTTGAGGGAATCCAGGATAATTCAGCCGGAATCACCGAACTGGCCGGGACACTCGGAGACCTGGGCGAAGATGGCGGTAGAGTGGTGGGTGTACTCGGTACTTTGGCCAATAACACCAAGTTGCTCCGGGAGCAGCAGGCACTTTCCAACCGCTCATTTCAGGAAGGCACTTCCATCACCGAGGAATTTCAGGTCAAAAATGAAAATCTAGCGGCCTCGCTGGCCAAGGTGCAGCGTTGGATCAACCAGGCTTTCATCAATTCTACTTTTATGAATTTCCTGGAAAAATCCATCGGAAAATTGGCTGACTGGGCCATGGGAATAGATGAAGCCACACGTGCATTTCAGGGACAGGAGAAATACGTCCAAAGCCTGGAGCGTAAGCTTCCGGATCTCATTAATCGATATGATGAACTTGACACGTATGCTGTCCGAAATACTGAACAGCAGGAAGAAATGGCCAAGATCATTGAGGAAATTGCTCGCCTGGTACCAACTGCAGTGACCGAATTTGATGAATACGGTAAGGCCATCGGAATCAGTACAGGAAAAGTCCGGGAGTTTACCAAAGCGCAAAAAGAGGCGCTGAAACTTCAGAATGCAGATGCCATTGCTGAGCAAAGGGATCATCTTAAACTTTTGGAAAATGACATTCTCCGGATCTCGTGGGCATTACAGCGCCGAGATGATGAAGGAGACCTATTCAAATACGTGACCTCACAGTCAGGATTGGCCCAGCAGAAAGTCAAGCTTACTGCAGACGAGATCCGCAACCTTCAAAAAGAACTCAATAGCCTGAATGATCAGAAGCTCGGGAGAATGCAGATCCTTGCTGATCTGGGCGATGATGAAGCCGTAAGTCAGTTTGCATTCCAGGGAGCTCCGGCCTCACTGGGCAGAGCCGGATTTTTCCAATCCGATCCTATTGCAGACAGCGAAAGCTCAGCTAGTTCAAGCTCAGCTGAGCAGGAGATTGACAAGATGCTGGAGAAATTCAAGGACTTTCAGCAGACCGTCAAAGATCTGAACGCTGAAGCCGAGCTTGACCGGCTGGAGAAGGACTCCAGGGAAATCGCCCAGATTGAGCAGAAATTCCAGACCCTTCGCGAAAAGGCACTGGAATATTACAATCAGGGCTATCTGGACAAGCAGACCTATGATCAGACCGTTGCACAGCTTGACAGCCTGCAGAATGAATATCAGGACAGAGCTATTGATGAGCAAAATGAAGCCGTCAAAGAAAAGCGCGCAAAATTCCAGGAAGACATTGCCCTAATGGCCATGGATGAGCAGGAGCAGGAGATTGAGCAAACACAAAGGAAATTTGATGCACTGATTGCACAGGCTCAGGAATATGGACTGGACACTGCAGAACTGGAACGCCTCCGGAGGGAGACCATTGAGGAGATCAACAAGGAATTCGATGAGCGCCTGCTGAAGCAAAAGCAGCAAACCAATGATCGCCAGCTGAGGGCAGACATGGAAATGCGCCAGGCCCAGATTGAGGTGACCATGGAATATGCCCGCATCGCCGGTGAGGCCATCAACCTGGTAGGCAAGAAAGGCGGCGAGCTCACAGCATTTCAGAAAATCCTGGCTTTGGCACAGATCGGTATAGATACCGGAGCGGCCATCATGAAAGCCGAGCTTGTGGCCCTGCAGGCTGCCTCAGCCGGCGGACCTGCAGCACCTTTCATCTATAAGGCAACCAAGCTCAGCATCATTGGGTCAATATTGGCAGCTGCAGGCAGAGCCAAGAACCTGTTCAGCAATTCCGAAGTGCCGGAATTTGGTCAGAGCGAAGGAGAAGGGAACACTCCTGTCCGTGGAAGATCCACAGGAGCGCCAAAGAATTCATACTACTTTGGTGGAGCCACAGGAGGTGGACTTGGGTTTGGCGACCAGTACGGAGAGTATGCCGGCTATGTGCACCGTCATGAGTATGTGATCCCAGAGGCTGTGCGCAAAGAGCCGATCGTTCAGATGCAGATCGAGCCGCTTTTGGAGTCCCTCCGGATGAGGGCATTCTCCGGTAGATCATTCTATAATGGCGGGGAAACCTCACCAACGGCAAGTCCTACTGCTGCAGTAAATCCTGTTCCTGGAGTTGATAATTCCGGATTGATCAAAGCTCTGAACAGGCTAAACCACAATCTGGAAAACCCACTTCCTAGTGAAGCCTACCTGGTATACTCAAAAGATGAAGCATTCCGAAAAGAGGCGAAAGATCTGGAAAAAAGGTATAAAGCTTAA
- a CDS encoding NHL repeat-containing protein, which yields MTNNRRRSAWMRRNQEVIPPSDFEQLPTVVSGSSKWWGGCLGANGCVYGAPRNSSNILKIDPSDDSITLIPCASGGDKWIGCVAAPNGKIYFIPSSRTACMVLDTADDSIYEFAMASGHAGGVLHSNGKIYTCPRMTTTVYEIDPSTDTVSSVLSASGGGSNKWRGGFLGGNNKIYFAPSTGDNRWGELDPLTPSIDYITSGATGNEISQPAILAQNGFGYSIPGAFRQVIKLDPAAGTSALLPTVLASGANKWMGGSLVPNGKILGSPFSRSLMLEIDPSDDSISEITLPFTISAHAGLVLAGNGSLYSIPYNDSKVFKVSNVGTVTPSMVSMPTDVSTLASSDYNKYQNKSF from the coding sequence ATGACGAATAATAGAAGGAGATCGGCTTGGATGAGGAGAAATCAGGAAGTTATCCCTCCTTCTGATTTTGAACAATTACCAACTGTGGTATCTGGATCAAGTAAGTGGTGGGGAGGTTGTTTAGGTGCAAATGGTTGTGTTTATGGAGCTCCCAGAAATAGCTCAAACATTTTGAAAATAGACCCTAGCGATGATTCAATTACTTTGATTCCTTGCGCTTCGGGTGGTGATAAATGGATCGGTTGTGTAGCTGCTCCAAATGGAAAGATTTATTTTATTCCATCGTCAAGGACTGCATGTATGGTTTTAGACACCGCTGATGATTCAATCTATGAATTTGCTATGGCTAGCGGTCATGCTGGAGGGGTATTACATTCAAATGGAAAGATTTATACATGTCCAAGAATGACTACTACCGTATATGAGATTGATCCATCAACCGACACAGTTTCAAGTGTATTGAGTGCAAGCGGAGGAGGTTCTAACAAATGGCGAGGCGGGTTCCTTGGTGGAAATAATAAGATATATTTTGCTCCGTCAACAGGTGATAACAGATGGGGAGAACTTGATCCTTTAACGCCTTCAATAGATTATATAACTAGCGGAGCAACTGGAAATGAAATTTCACAACCCGCAATTTTGGCACAAAACGGTTTTGGCTACAGTATTCCGGGGGCGTTTAGGCAAGTAATTAAGCTCGATCCTGCTGCGGGTACTTCCGCTTTGCTCCCCACAGTTTTGGCCTCAGGTGCAAATAAATGGATGGGGGGATCGCTGGTTCCTAATGGGAAAATTTTAGGCTCTCCGTTTAGTCGATCATTAATGCTAGAAATTGACCCTAGTGATGATTCTATTTCTGAAATCACTTTGCCATTTACAATATCTGCTCATGCAGGGCTCGTTCTGGCTGGTAATGGTAGTCTTTATTCTATCCCCTACAATGATTCAAAAGTTTTCAAGGTGTCGAATGTAGGTACAGTTACCCCAAGTATGGTGAGTATGCCTACGGATGTTTCAACTCTTGCCTCATCTGATTATAACAAGTATCAAAACAAGTCTTTCTAA
- the era gene encoding GTPase Era produces MTQSKHQAGFVNIIGKPNVGKSTLMNILIGERLSIISSKSQTTRHRILGLINEENYQIVFSDTPGMLKPQYELHKNMMSFVNISMEDADIILFVTDLYETDEEIEEIITKINESGVPVLLAINKIDLAKEGQLEKVTAYWTSRINASTVIPISAGENFNIDRVKQEILDRLPEHPAFYDKEELTDRSERFFASEIIREKIFKNYKKEIPYSTEVVIEDFHVKSNIIRIRATIYVERDSQKGIIIGDKGAAIKRVGIQAREELEKFFGKKIFLETFVKVESDWRKNKQKLKKFGYDPT; encoded by the coding sequence ATGACTCAAAGCAAGCACCAAGCAGGATTCGTAAACATCATCGGAAAACCAAATGTGGGCAAATCCACCCTGATGAACATCCTCATCGGTGAGCGTCTTTCCATCATTTCATCCAAATCCCAGACTACCCGGCACCGCATCCTAGGGCTGATCAACGAAGAAAATTACCAGATTGTTTTTTCAGACACCCCAGGAATGCTTAAACCCCAATATGAGCTCCACAAAAACATGATGAGTTTTGTGAACATCTCGATGGAAGACGCGGACATCATACTTTTTGTTACAGATCTTTATGAAACGGATGAGGAGATCGAAGAGATCATCACTAAAATCAACGAGTCAGGAGTACCGGTACTACTGGCCATCAACAAGATAGACCTGGCAAAAGAAGGACAACTAGAAAAGGTCACAGCTTATTGGACTTCAAGAATCAACGCGAGTACCGTGATCCCGATCTCCGCCGGCGAAAATTTCAACATAGACCGGGTAAAACAAGAAATCCTGGATAGGCTTCCAGAACATCCGGCATTTTACGATAAAGAGGAACTAACTGACCGCTCAGAGCGGTTCTTTGCCTCCGAGATCATCCGTGAAAAAATCTTCAAAAACTACAAGAAAGAAATTCCTTACAGCACTGAAGTGGTAATCGAGGACTTTCATGTAAAAAGCAATATCATCCGAATCCGCGCCACAATCTATGTGGAAAGAGACAGCCAAAAAGGAATAATTATTGGAGACAAAGGAGCAGCCATAAAACGGGTGGGAATCCAAGCCCGGGAGGAGCTGGAAAAATTCTTTGGTAAGAAAATCTTTTTGGAAACTTTTGTGAAGGTGGAATCGGACTGGAGGAAAAACAAACAGAAACTGAAAAAATTTGGGTACGACCCGACTTAA
- a CDS encoding YbjQ family protein: MTCQNCQKEIKDTVFQFNHIVDGITAKFIQKYTDLDSESYCKKCSETIIPEAKRNFFTLKNEAESYIKNHIAIIPIITLHSPKDWDYTTLEIVSGQSVSGTGLISEIASNWTDFFGMQSGSFNKKLKEGEDLCKAQLRIQTLNLGGNAIIGTDIDYSEAGGGKGMLMVCMAGTAIKIRNLDSLKIDRDILNNLQVHSQTLLECEAFERNRDLNI; this comes from the coding sequence ATGACCTGCCAAAACTGCCAGAAAGAAATCAAAGACACAGTTTTTCAATTCAACCATATTGTAGATGGCATTACAGCTAAGTTTATCCAGAAATACACGGATTTGGATAGCGAATCCTACTGCAAAAAATGCAGTGAAACAATCATTCCTGAAGCAAAAAGAAACTTCTTTACCCTAAAAAATGAAGCCGAAAGCTACATCAAAAATCATATAGCAATCATTCCTATAATCACTCTACACAGCCCAAAAGATTGGGATTATACTACTCTTGAGATTGTCAGTGGCCAATCCGTATCCGGGACTGGATTAATATCAGAAATAGCTTCAAACTGGACTGATTTTTTTGGAATGCAATCTGGCAGTTTCAATAAAAAACTAAAGGAGGGAGAGGACCTTTGCAAGGCTCAATTGAGAATTCAAACACTTAACTTGGGGGGGAATGCCATTATAGGCACTGATATAGACTATTCAGAGGCAGGAGGAGGAAAAGGAATGTTAATGGTATGTATGGCCGGAACTGCTATCAAAATCCGAAATCTTGATTCTTTAAAAATAGACCGAGATATTCTTAATAATTTACAAGTTCATTCTCAAACACTCCTAGAGTGCGAGGCTTTTGAACGAAATAGAGATCTGAACATCTAG
- a CDS encoding exonuclease domain-containing protein, producing the protein MNFVAIDFETATSQRNSPCEIGLTFIEDWKIKETKSWLIKPESNYYDSYNIRIHGITPDDTKDKPEFGDLWSEIRPYVENKFLIAHNAGFDFSVLRKSLELYDLDFPELSYSCSYIFSKKVWPGLPGYGLRDLCTFNQIQFSHHRAGDDSLAAAKLSLKAFAEIGLESLEQFTDKLQVNIGRLFPGGYKPSETKRVYYPKETKQYTGDPEKHNPDSIFYGRNVLFTGKMDSMTRDEANQAIADIGGTPMKGFNNSIEFLVVGQQDYRVVGDDGMSSKQEKTIKLIEKGKSIEIMSEDDFLRNL; encoded by the coding sequence ATGAATTTTGTAGCAATTGACTTTGAGACAGCTACGTCTCAACGCAATAGCCCATGCGAAATTGGGCTTACTTTTATCGAAGACTGGAAAATCAAGGAAACAAAAAGTTGGCTGATCAAGCCAGAAAGCAATTATTATGATTCCTATAATATCAGAATTCACGGAATCACCCCAGACGACACAAAAGATAAACCTGAGTTTGGAGATCTTTGGTCGGAAATCAGGCCTTATGTTGAGAACAAATTTCTGATTGCTCATAATGCAGGTTTTGACTTTAGTGTGCTTAGAAAAAGTCTTGAACTCTATGATTTAGATTTCCCTGAGTTATCCTACAGCTGCAGTTATATTTTTTCAAAAAAAGTATGGCCAGGACTACCAGGCTATGGTCTTCGGGATCTTTGCACTTTTAATCAAATTCAATTCAGCCATCACCGAGCCGGTGATGATAGTCTAGCAGCCGCAAAACTCTCTTTGAAAGCTTTTGCCGAAATAGGACTTGAATCGCTAGAACAGTTCACAGACAAATTACAAGTCAACATTGGTCGACTATTCCCAGGTGGTTATAAGCCTTCAGAAACCAAGAGAGTTTACTATCCCAAAGAGACAAAACAATATACTGGGGACCCAGAAAAGCATAACCCTGATAGCATTTTCTATGGAAGAAATGTCCTCTTCACAGGCAAAATGGATTCTATGACAAGAGACGAAGCTAACCAGGCAATTGCGGATATAGGAGGTACTCCAATGAAGGGTTTTAATAATTCTATAGAATTCTTAGTGGTGGGACAACAAGATTATAGAGTAGTTGGAGACGATGGAATGAGTTCCAAGCAGGAAAAAACCATCAAGCTTATTGAAAAAGGAAAATCAATCGAAATAATGTCAGAAGATGACTTTTTAAGAAACCTATAA